The candidate division KSB1 bacterium genome has a window encoding:
- a CDS encoding sugar transferase — MVREKEIFLKNILQIIDLVVVSVSFGVTFYVMGIVRNRFNLGKMAFAPNFDLQGALFFFENNFIIFLSAIFFWLIFLNFFGVYHDFRTENYLKIFFGIIKSAIASTLAIGSVVFLLKMTETSRLFVGLFSCICAILLVIEKRVFIIFLEYVRTRGYNRVNILIVGTGKRAQKFIDVVNNHKHWGLNIIGLIDDEPGRTGTYIMGSKVLGRLSDIPRLLHTYVVDRVVFVVPRSWLGNIEDAILACEKEGVETYLSVDLYDTKISSLKQTNFGGFPLLEFETFSANEWQLFVKRTTDILVSLTGIIIAMPFFIVLALAIKLSSKGPIYFKQERSGLNGRKFTLYKFRTMMVGAELRKKELEKQNEMQGPVFKIKRDPRVYPLGRLLRKISLDELPQLLNVLKGDMSIVGPRPPLPIEVEMYEIWQRRRLSLKPGITCIWQVSGRNMVDFDRWMEMDLEYIDNWSLWLDVKISLKTVLVVLFGYGAY, encoded by the coding sequence ATGGTTCGAGAAAAAGAAATATTTTTAAAGAATATTCTTCAAATTATAGACTTAGTGGTTGTCTCCGTTTCCTTTGGGGTTACCTTCTATGTGATGGGTATAGTACGTAATAGGTTTAATCTCGGAAAGATGGCATTTGCTCCAAATTTTGACTTGCAAGGGGCACTTTTCTTTTTTGAAAATAATTTCATAATTTTTTTGTCGGCAATTTTTTTCTGGTTGATTTTTCTTAATTTCTTTGGTGTGTATCATGATTTTCGAACCGAAAATTACTTAAAAATCTTTTTTGGAATTATTAAATCAGCTATTGCATCAACGCTTGCCATAGGAAGTGTTGTGTTCTTGCTAAAAATGACCGAAACAAGCAGATTGTTTGTGGGTTTATTTTCTTGTATTTGTGCCATTCTGTTGGTCATTGAAAAAAGAGTTTTTATCATTTTTCTCGAATATGTAAGGACAAGAGGGTATAATCGAGTAAATATTTTAATAGTAGGTACAGGCAAACGGGCCCAAAAATTTATTGATGTAGTAAACAACCACAAACATTGGGGATTAAATATTATTGGCTTGATTGATGACGAGCCAGGGCGTACTGGAACTTATATTATGGGGAGTAAAGTTCTTGGCAGGCTATCTGATATCCCCAGGTTACTCCACACTTATGTGGTTGATAGGGTTGTATTTGTTGTGCCACGTTCATGGTTAGGGAATATTGAAGATGCAATTTTGGCTTGCGAAAAAGAAGGTGTAGAAACCTATCTATCAGTAGATCTTTATGATACAAAAATATCGAGCTTAAAACAGACAAATTTTGGTGGCTTTCCATTACTTGAATTTGAAACTTTTTCAGCAAATGAATGGCAGTTATTTGTGAAGCGGACTACAGATATTTTAGTTTCACTTACCGGTATTATTATTGCAATGCCCTTTTTTATTGTGCTTGCACTGGCTATTAAACTTTCTTCAAAAGGACCAATTTATTTTAAACAAGAACGCTCCGGGTTGAATGGTCGTAAATTTACTCTATATAAATTTCGGACTATGATGGTAGGGGCGGAATTACGAAAGAAAGAACTTGAAAAACAAAATGAAATGCAAGGACCCGTCTTTAAAATTAAGCGAGATCCTAGAGTGTATCCTTTAGGAAGATTATTGAGAAAAATCAGCCTGGATGAACTTCCCCAATTGCTCAATGTTTTGAAAGGTGATATGAGTATTGTTGGTCCTCGGCCTCCGCTTCCAATAGAAGTAGAGATGTATGAAATTTGGCAGCGTCGTAGGCTAAGCTTAAAACCGGGAATAACCTGTATCTGGCAAGTAAGTGGTCGAAATATGGTTGATTTTGATCGGTGGATGGAAATGGATCTGGAATATATAGATAATTGGTCGTTGTGGTTAGATGTAAAGATCAGTTTAAAGACAGTATTAGTTGTTCTTTTTGGTTATGGAGCTTATTAA
- a CDS encoding GDP-mannose 4,6-dehydratase — protein sequence MKVLVTGAAGFIGSHLCERLVDHNIDVICVDNFNSYYNPAIKRKNIESLMASNKIKLYEVDICIYEQLKSVFSSHQFCGIYHLAARAGVRPSIKNPLLYQQVNVEGTLNLLELARQFEIPKFIFASSSSVYGNNKKIPFSEIDNVDNPISPYAATKKAGELIAYSYHHLYDISISCIRFFTVYGPRQRPDMAIHRFTKLIDHGEEIPVFGDGTSQRDYTYISDIIDGLVNAYDYCSGYEIYNLGDSQTIILMKMIQTIEKYLGKKANLKFLPFQLGDVEITFADINKAKLEFNYSPKVYFEEGVRHFIDWYNKNNMI from the coding sequence ATGAAAGTGTTGGTAACTGGTGCTGCGGGATTTATAGGTTCACATTTATGCGAAAGATTAGTGGATCACAATATTGATGTTATTTGTGTTGATAATTTTAACAGCTATTACAATCCGGCAATTAAAAGAAAAAACATTGAATCCTTGATGGCCTCGAATAAAATTAAACTTTATGAAGTGGACATTTGCATTTATGAGCAATTAAAAAGTGTTTTTTCAAGTCATCAATTTTGCGGAATTTATCACTTAGCTGCAAGGGCAGGTGTAAGGCCATCCATTAAAAATCCATTACTTTATCAGCAAGTAAATGTTGAAGGAACATTAAATCTCTTGGAGCTTGCCCGCCAATTTGAAATCCCTAAATTCATATTTGCGTCTTCTTCATCGGTTTACGGAAACAATAAAAAAATCCCATTTTCAGAAATTGATAATGTAGATAATCCAATATCTCCTTATGCGGCTACAAAAAAAGCAGGTGAATTGATCGCTTATTCTTATCACCATCTTTATGACATCTCAATAAGTTGTATTCGGTTCTTTACGGTTTACGGTCCCCGTCAAAGACCTGATATGGCAATTCATCGATTTACTAAATTAATTGATCATGGAGAGGAAATACCTGTATTCGGTGATGGTACATCACAAAGAGATTATACTTATATTTCTGATATAATAGATGGCTTGGTGAATGCTTATGATTATTGTTCAGGTTATGAGATCTATAATTTGGGAGATTCTCAAACGATCATATTAATGAAAATGATTCAAACGATAGAAAAATATTTGGGTAAGAAAGCTAATTTAAAATTTTTACCATTTCAGCTAGGTGATGTAGAAATCACTTTTGCGGATATTAATAAGGCTAAATTAGAATTCAATTATTCTCCCAAAGTTTATTTTGAAGAAGGGGTTCGTCATTTCATAGATTGGTATAATAAAAACAATATGATTTAG
- a CDS encoding tetratricopeptide repeat protein, with protein MNFKNGIFVITFFIVCLFISACSSTNPEMTSQRPGEQNVNQTEPSDEDQVLQLLGIPKAGEEETNLDSVIKEKEEMEQKVKKLESELLEKNATISQLTNEIGEKEKQLTEREKLLIDLQPTQPPKSRGNESAYRSALSEYMAKDYKTAILSFEQLLQNDMNNSLSDNCQYWIGECYYGLGEFQTALIEFEKVANFINSNKEDAAQLKIGFCYEKLGQMDSAKQAFQRLLDKFPNSEFAATAQQLLVKFQ; from the coding sequence ATGAATTTTAAAAATGGAATTTTTGTCATTACTTTTTTTATCGTATGTTTATTTATTAGTGCCTGTTCATCCACAAATCCTGAAATGACAAGCCAGAGACCAGGTGAACAAAATGTAAATCAAACAGAACCTTCGGATGAAGATCAAGTTTTGCAGCTTTTAGGTATACCTAAAGCCGGTGAAGAAGAAACAAATCTGGATTCAGTGATAAAAGAAAAAGAAGAGATGGAGCAGAAAGTAAAAAAATTGGAATCCGAATTATTAGAAAAGAATGCCACCATCTCTCAATTAACAAATGAGATTGGGGAAAAAGAGAAACAACTTACAGAAAGAGAAAAATTGTTGATTGATTTACAACCTACACAACCTCCAAAATCAAGAGGGAATGAAAGTGCCTACCGATCTGCTCTTTCCGAGTACATGGCTAAGGACTATAAGACGGCAATTCTCAGCTTTGAACAGTTACTTCAAAATGACATGAACAATTCCTTATCTGATAATTGTCAATATTGGATAGGTGAATGCTATTATGGTCTTGGAGAATTTCAAACTGCTTTAATTGAGTTTGAAAAGGTGGCAAATTTTATTAATTCAAATAAGGAAGATGCCGCTCAACTAAAAATCGGGTTTTGTTATGAGAAGTTGGGGCAAATGGATAGTGCAAAACAAGCCTTTCAGCGGCTCTTGGATAAATTCCCCAACAGTGAATTTGCAGCAACTGCTCAGCAACTGTTAGTAAAATTTCAATGA
- the galT gene encoding galactose-1-phosphate uridylyltransferase, producing the protein MPELRKDPIVGRWVIISTGRGKRPSDFIVETVKRQGGFCPFCEGNEVKTPPEVLAYREAEKKANQPGWRVRVVPNKYPALQVEGELNRVGDGVYDTMNGIGAHEVIIETPEHKKDLIDLDSSHIQEIWWAIKERMLDLKKDIRFKYILVFKNHGAAAGASLEHSHSQLIATPIIPIQVAEELKGFQEYYKYKERCIFCDIIHQERNSGKRIILENEMFVSLEPFAPRFPFETWILPKNHLAKFENSQKEDFHHFALIVKETLIRLNRALSDPPYNFMIHTAPLSDDNKQNFHWHMEIIPKLTKIAGFEWGSGFYINPTLPEDAAKFLREIHI; encoded by the coding sequence ATGCCTGAGTTGCGCAAGGATCCGATAGTTGGCCGTTGGGTAATAATATCCACAGGAAGGGGGAAAAGACCATCAGATTTTATTGTTGAAACGGTTAAAAGACAAGGCGGATTCTGCCCTTTTTGCGAAGGGAACGAAGTTAAAACACCTCCTGAAGTTCTGGCTTATCGAGAAGCAGAAAAAAAAGCAAACCAACCGGGTTGGCGGGTAAGAGTTGTGCCAAATAAATATCCGGCTTTACAAGTTGAAGGGGAGCTGAATCGTGTGGGTGATGGTGTTTATGATACTATGAATGGAATAGGTGCTCATGAAGTTATCATCGAAACTCCGGAACACAAAAAAGATTTAATCGATCTGGATTCCAGTCATATTCAAGAAATTTGGTGGGCAATAAAAGAGAGAATGTTAGACCTTAAAAAAGACATTCGTTTTAAGTATATCCTTGTGTTTAAAAATCATGGAGCAGCTGCTGGTGCTTCTTTGGAACATTCCCATTCACAACTGATTGCAACTCCAATCATTCCAATTCAAGTTGCAGAAGAATTGAAAGGATTTCAAGAATATTATAAGTACAAAGAACGTTGTATTTTTTGTGATATTATCCATCAGGAAAGAAATTCCGGGAAACGAATCATTTTAGAAAATGAAATGTTTGTTTCTTTAGAACCTTTTGCACCTCGTTTTCCATTTGAGACATGGATATTGCCCAAAAATCATCTAGCAAAATTTGAAAATTCACAGAAAGAAGATTTTCACCATTTCGCATTAATTGTCAAAGAAACCTTGATCAGATTAAATCGAGCACTTTCAGATCCGCCATATAATTTTATGATTCATACTGCACCCCTCTCGGATGATAATAAACAAAATTTTCACTGGCATATGGAAATTATACCAAAACTAACAAAAATTGCCGGCTTTGAATGGGGGTCTGGATTTTACATTAATCCTACTTTGCCAGAAGATGCGGCAAAATTTCTTCGAGAGATTCACATTTAA
- the glgA gene encoding glycogen synthase GlgA, producing the protein MTNDTPSSNILYVVSEVVPFAKTGGLADVASALPISLKSFGHDIRVFMPKYKTISERKFALRDVIRLRDLEIPHKDGTVTVSIRAAFLPNSKVQIYFLDYPPYFDRDGLYGDPKTGKDYKDNAARFSLFARSALEMLKKLHWQPEVIHCNDWQCGLIPIYLKTVYSNDNFYKNSRTLFTVHNFAYNGIFALKMLKETGLNYDLNNDDNPLKFFDKISFLKGGLELADYINTVSKTYAQEVLGNPELAAGMQDVLHKKSKRFVGILNGVNYDEWDPEIDPFLHVNYSSRSIDKKKENKNILCEKVGLKYDPSIPIIGMVSRLVHQKGFDLIIDAIPDIVNLGVYFIILGQGVLEFENKLKKLQKKYPEQLVVKIELNNSLAHLIEAGADMFLMPSYFEPCGLNQLYSMKYGTIPIVRKTGGLADTVFDYSNDNKKGTGFVFTEYNSNAMLDAVKDAIDLYKNYPSSWKKLAVRSMKKDFSWDISCKKYNRLYQKLIDTKR; encoded by the coding sequence ATGACAAACGATACACCGTCGTCTAATATATTATATGTTGTTTCAGAAGTCGTCCCATTTGCCAAAACCGGCGGTTTAGCTGATGTTGCCTCAGCTTTACCTATATCGTTAAAGAGTTTTGGCCATGATATTCGTGTATTCATGCCAAAATATAAGACGATTTCGGAAAGAAAATTTGCTCTCCGGGATGTTATCCGATTAAGAGATTTGGAAATACCACACAAAGATGGAACGGTGACGGTAAGCATCAGAGCCGCATTTTTGCCGAATTCTAAAGTTCAAATATATTTTTTGGATTATCCCCCTTATTTTGATCGCGATGGATTATATGGAGATCCAAAAACCGGAAAAGATTATAAAGACAACGCGGCAAGGTTTTCGTTGTTTGCCCGTTCTGCATTGGAAATGCTTAAAAAATTACATTGGCAGCCGGAAGTGATTCATTGTAATGATTGGCAATGCGGATTAATACCCATCTATTTAAAAACCGTCTACTCAAATGATAATTTCTATAAAAATAGCCGGACACTTTTTACTGTACATAATTTTGCATATAACGGAATTTTTGCATTGAAAATGCTAAAGGAAACCGGTTTAAATTACGATTTGAATAATGACGATAACCCATTAAAGTTCTTTGATAAAATTAGTTTTCTTAAAGGCGGTTTAGAATTAGCAGATTATATCAATACTGTCAGTAAGACATATGCACAAGAAGTTTTGGGAAATCCTGAACTTGCTGCAGGAATGCAGGATGTTTTACACAAAAAATCGAAAAGATTTGTAGGCATCCTCAATGGCGTAAATTACGATGAATGGGATCCTGAAATCGATCCTTTCCTCCATGTTAATTATAGCTCCAGATCAATTGATAAGAAAAAGGAAAATAAAAACATACTCTGCGAAAAAGTTGGCCTAAAATATGACCCATCGATTCCGATTATTGGAATGGTTTCACGATTGGTTCATCAGAAAGGATTTGACTTAATAATTGATGCGATTCCCGATATAGTTAACCTTGGTGTTTATTTCATTATTCTGGGCCAAGGGGTTTTGGAATTTGAAAATAAACTTAAGAAATTGCAAAAGAAGTATCCTGAACAATTGGTGGTAAAAATTGAACTTAATAATTCTTTGGCTCATTTAATCGAAGCGGGAGCGGATATGTTTTTAATGCCGTCTTATTTTGAGCCTTGTGGATTGAATCAGCTTTATAGTATGAAGTATGGAACAATTCCAATAGTGCGTAAAACAGGTGGATTAGCCGATACAGTATTCGACTATAGTAATGATAATAAAAAAGGAACCGGATTTGTTTTTACCGAGTACAATTCAAATGCTATGCTTGATGCAGTAAAAGATGCTATTGACTTGTATAAAAATTATCCGTCTTCTTGGAAGAAATTGGCCGTACGATCTATGAAAAAAGATTTTTCCTGGGATATTTCGTGTAAAAAATATAATAGACTGTATCAAAAATTAATTGATACTAAACGATAA
- a CDS encoding polysaccharide biosynthesis tyrosine autokinase has product MDFEKFFEEETKEEEEINLDIRRYLYGILKRKWLVIGLFLVILVPWLFYVKSKPPEYEATTWIRFKNYNLEKLKVLNQSRYIELTSRTFAENIVAKLGLTLQLLDQEGIFLRQDIFDKFITDLEPTPGVYSLALQQPNFVLNKIVGENQVVEIASGPISQLTENLFEINGLKIKVSPSFARQNISINFKVSRFRDAVAWFQAHVNVKLRQGGSLMQVGMTHYNPIIVTEMVNSLAEIFVEESISFERIRSKDYKNAINQRLKAAKEQLDQHNNELRIFKEGHFISLDTDVQKNVRELSNLEKEKRNLESNTENLNDLLTKLIDLGKTTITPGSEDKDIRYIYGQIIKNLLFKDNASMGLLAQQLTDYGSRRAVIIAQFTTSVKRAVELDERIIVFQTDIYNIAKTQLNESIQDIQDVYGQIRALEREIQTLPAEQMRLSELTKNVEVSGSLYTDLQRKAQEIELSEAVDTTEEIDIMDPAIVPEVPVNRDKKKKAYAGTVFAFFFSIGAALFFEFFDKSIKSPEDVKKYLKLNVIGTIPKIEFNGESDLKDADKLKKIDSQLVTYDYSPTPVGEAYRALRTKIIFSKDMGKISSLVISSFAPGDGKSFTSSNLAVTLAQHKTNTLLIDADLRRGVLHNTFGVNKEPGLSNYLMGMVRFEDAVSETHVPNLSMISCGSMMPNPSELLGSIQLKRLIEEAKKRFDLVLFDSPPLNAATDSVVIGTQTEGVILIVRAEVTNRNMARQKLDLFKNVPINLIGVILNGTQANLAHEGYSYYHY; this is encoded by the coding sequence ATGGATTTTGAGAAATTCTTTGAAGAAGAAACAAAAGAAGAAGAAGAAATCAATCTCGATATTCGAAGATATCTATATGGTATCTTAAAAAGAAAATGGCTGGTCATTGGATTATTTTTGGTGATTCTTGTACCCTGGCTATTCTATGTAAAAAGTAAACCCCCGGAATATGAGGCAACTACTTGGATAAGGTTTAAAAATTATAATTTGGAAAAACTCAAAGTTTTAAATCAAAGTAGATATATTGAGTTAACGAGTCGTACGTTTGCTGAGAATATAGTCGCAAAACTTGGATTAACACTTCAACTCTTAGATCAAGAAGGCATCTTTTTACGTCAAGATATTTTCGATAAATTTATTACAGATCTGGAACCAACTCCAGGAGTTTATTCATTGGCCTTGCAACAGCCCAACTTTGTGCTAAATAAAATTGTTGGGGAAAATCAGGTTGTTGAAATAGCTTCAGGTCCGATTTCACAGTTAACTGAAAATTTATTTGAAATTAACGGATTAAAAATTAAGGTTTCGCCAAGCTTTGCCCGGCAAAATATTAGTATCAATTTTAAGGTTTCTCGATTTCGGGACGCTGTAGCCTGGTTTCAAGCCCATGTAAATGTTAAACTACGGCAAGGTGGAAGTTTAATGCAAGTGGGTATGACTCATTACAATCCGATAATTGTGACAGAAATGGTGAATAGTCTTGCAGAAATTTTTGTTGAAGAAAGTATCTCATTTGAAAGAATTCGATCCAAAGACTATAAAAATGCAATAAATCAACGGTTGAAAGCTGCAAAAGAACAGCTTGATCAACACAATAATGAACTTCGAATATTTAAAGAAGGGCATTTTATCAGTTTAGATACTGATGTACAAAAGAATGTTAGAGAGTTAAGCAATTTAGAAAAAGAAAAGAGGAATCTCGAATCCAATACAGAAAATCTAAACGACCTATTAACCAAATTAATTGATCTCGGCAAAACAACAATCACACCTGGTTCTGAAGATAAAGATATCAGGTATATCTACGGTCAAATCATTAAAAATTTATTATTTAAAGACAATGCCAGTATGGGATTGTTGGCACAACAATTAACCGATTATGGATCCAGAAGGGCTGTAATAATAGCACAATTTACTACTTCAGTTAAAAGAGCTGTTGAGCTTGATGAAAGGATTATAGTATTTCAAACAGACATTTATAATATCGCTAAAACGCAGCTCAATGAATCTATCCAGGATATTCAAGATGTTTATGGCCAAATCAGAGCATTGGAAAGAGAGATACAAACACTTCCTGCAGAGCAGATGCGACTTTCAGAGTTGACTAAGAACGTTGAAGTATCTGGTAGCCTTTATACTGACTTGCAGAGGAAAGCACAGGAGATTGAATTATCGGAAGCTGTTGATACTACTGAAGAAATAGATATAATGGATCCGGCCATTGTTCCTGAAGTACCGGTAAACAGAGATAAGAAGAAAAAAGCCTATGCAGGTACGGTATTTGCTTTCTTTTTTTCAATTGGAGCAGCACTTTTTTTCGAATTTTTTGATAAAAGCATTAAATCTCCGGAGGATGTAAAAAAATATCTAAAATTAAATGTAATCGGGACAATCCCTAAAATCGAATTTAACGGCGAGTCCGATCTTAAGGATGCTGATAAATTGAAAAAAATCGATTCCCAATTGGTAACCTATGACTACTCGCCTACACCGGTTGGTGAAGCTTACCGAGCTTTAAGAACAAAGATCATATTTTCAAAAGATATGGGAAAAATAAGCTCACTTGTGATTTCAAGCTTTGCACCTGGAGATGGGAAATCATTTACATCATCAAATCTGGCAGTGACTTTGGCTCAACATAAAACAAATACTTTATTGATTGATGCCGATTTACGGCGAGGTGTATTACACAATACCTTCGGTGTAAATAAGGAACCGGGTTTAAGCAATTATCTAATGGGTATGGTCCGCTTTGAAGACGCTGTGAGTGAAACCCATGTGCCTAATCTATCAATGATTAGCTGTGGCTCCATGATGCCTAACCCTTCGGAATTGTTGGGTTCAATTCAACTTAAACGACTAATTGAGGAAGCTAAAAAAAGATTTGATTTAGTACTTTTTGACAGCCCTCCCCTTAATGCCGCAACCGATTCAGTTGTTATTGGAACGCAAACAGAGGGTGTGATTTTAATTGTTCGAGCTGAAGTTACCAATAGAAATATGGCCAGACAAAAATTAGATCTTTTTAAAAATGTTCCGATTAACTTGATTGGTGTCATTTTAAACGGAACTCAAGCAAATTTAGCTCATGAAGGATATAGTTATTACCATTATTGA
- a CDS encoding STAS domain-containing protein yields MEGIQIIDQQVGYNDDIMYLKVNGYIDTHTSLKLVSRLKEFLDAKIAQFVLDLSSVNYVSSAGWGVFVGEIKNVRESGGDIKLVNMVPEVYDVFEMLEFNRILKMYDSVEEAINEFDLIRGYDITQTPTKKWKEDSTTIQSVPDIQVLRATTEKKNNFDPTQRFMTKQRVEPSYLSLQDKIKHLITEKPLLSIGEMKGKLRSASYGKSKVGILKLYFLLKDLNLETKEKRHRFYRSR; encoded by the coding sequence ATGGAAGGCATTCAAATAATTGATCAACAAGTAGGGTACAACGATGATATCATGTACCTAAAAGTGAATGGATATATTGATACACACACTTCGTTGAAGTTAGTCAGCAGATTAAAAGAATTTCTTGATGCTAAAATTGCTCAATTTGTTTTAGATTTGAGTAGTGTTAATTATGTGAGTAGTGCTGGTTGGGGTGTATTCGTTGGGGAAATTAAAAATGTAAGGGAAAGTGGAGGTGATATTAAACTGGTCAATATGGTTCCCGAAGTTTACGATGTTTTTGAGATGCTTGAGTTTAATAGGATTCTAAAAATGTATGATTCAGTCGAAGAAGCTATAAATGAATTTGACTTGATTCGTGGATATGATATCACTCAAACACCTACAAAAAAATGGAAGGAAGATTCAACAACGATCCAAAGTGTCCCAGATATTCAGGTTTTACGAGCAACTACCGAAAAAAAGAATAACTTTGATCCCACACAAAGATTTATGACGAAACAACGTGTCGAGCCAAGTTATTTATCATTACAAGATAAGATAAAACATTTGATTACAGAAAAACCTTTGTTGAGTATCGGGGAAATGAAAGGAAAGCTTCGTTCAGCGTCTTATGGTAAATCTAAAGTTGGTATTTTGAAATTATACTTTTTGTTAAAAGATTTAAACTTAGAAACAAAAGAAAAACGACATCGATTTTATCGTTCTCGTTAA
- a CDS encoding polysaccharide biosynthesis/export family protein: protein MKIKYKLFLILFIILVSVYRVFSQTPMNSQEMIVAGDAVRIQIWQLYDNVNNKSPISNLSSDYKIDNRGYIYMPFVGLVQVGNKRPKQVEELIKKKYENLLTDPFIYVRPLIRVTIRGQVSKPGSYRVDPQISFWDLMEFAGGPTARADLKKMQVVRSDRKVVGNLLQAFENAYSLTDLGIQSGDQVLVAPKGGISIRSVMNTLTFAASMALLIIRIDNLK from the coding sequence ATGAAGATAAAGTATAAATTGTTTTTAATATTATTTATCATTTTAGTTAGTGTTTATAGGGTGTTTTCCCAAACTCCCATGAATAGTCAGGAGATGATAGTAGCTGGTGATGCCGTCAGAATTCAGATTTGGCAATTATATGACAACGTTAATAATAAAAGTCCAATTTCAAATTTAAGTAGTGATTACAAAATAGATAATCGCGGTTATATTTATATGCCTTTTGTTGGTTTGGTACAAGTAGGTAATAAACGACCTAAGCAAGTGGAAGAACTTATTAAAAAGAAATATGAGAATCTACTTACTGATCCTTTCATTTATGTAAGACCTTTAATACGTGTGACAATTAGAGGTCAGGTAAGTAAACCAGGATCCTATCGAGTCGATCCTCAAATATCATTTTGGGATTTGATGGAATTTGCAGGTGGTCCTACAGCTCGCGCAGATTTAAAAAAGATGCAGGTGGTTAGAAGCGATAGGAAGGTTGTGGGTAATCTATTGCAGGCTTTTGAAAATGCATACTCTTTGACTGATTTGGGTATACAGTCGGGAGATCAGGTCCTTGTTGCTCCCAAAGGTGGGATAAGTATTAGATCTGTAATGAATACTTTAACTTTTGCTGCATCAATGGCTCTTTTGATTATTCGTATAGATAATTTAAAATAA
- a CDS encoding UDP-glucose/GDP-mannose dehydrogenase family protein yields MHIAVIGTGYVGLVTGTCFAEFGNEVICVDNDKSKIDKLLKGVMPIYEPGLDILVAKNVKEKRLSFTTDVKAAIEKSLVVFIAVGTPPKEDGSANLQFVGDVAKDIAKYKNGYKVIVNKSTSPVGTGKWIRSIVEDNQSNSVPFSVASNPEFLREGSAIEDFMRPDRVVLGAEQPEAFAILKELYSPLYLIETPFVETNIETAELIKYAANAFLATKISYINEMANLCEIVGADINDVAKGMGLDNRIGRKFLHAGPGYGGSCFPKDTSAIHQLAKSKGFDLKIIGSAIEVNVNQRQRMFEKIKKGIGDFQGKTIGVLGLAFKPNTDDMRDAPSVDIIKRIQKEGGKVRAFDPVAIENARIDLPDIEYCGETYETIEGCDALIFMTEWNQFRSLDLEKIKSLLNKPLVFDLRNIYDPSKMKKLGFDYYGVGRKNATGG; encoded by the coding sequence ATGCATATCGCAGTAATTGGAACCGGTTATGTAGGATTAGTTACCGGAACGTGTTTTGCCGAATTTGGCAATGAAGTTATATGTGTTGATAACGACAAATCTAAAATAGACAAACTTCTCAAAGGTGTTATGCCAATTTATGAACCAGGGTTGGATATTTTAGTAGCAAAGAATGTGAAAGAAAAGAGACTGTCTTTTACAACAGATGTTAAAGCGGCTATTGAAAAGTCACTAGTTGTTTTTATTGCAGTGGGAACTCCACCAAAAGAGGATGGATCAGCTAATCTTCAGTTTGTCGGAGATGTCGCGAAAGATATTGCCAAATATAAAAACGGGTACAAAGTTATAGTCAATAAAAGTACTTCGCCCGTGGGTACAGGAAAATGGATTCGTTCAATCGTTGAAGATAATCAATCCAATAGTGTTCCTTTTTCTGTTGCTTCAAATCCGGAATTTCTTCGTGAAGGTTCTGCTATTGAGGATTTTATGCGTCCTGATCGGGTTGTCCTTGGTGCAGAGCAGCCGGAGGCATTTGCTATTCTAAAGGAGCTTTATAGTCCATTATATTTGATCGAAACTCCTTTCGTCGAAACCAATATTGAAACTGCAGAATTGATTAAATATGCAGCGAATGCATTTCTTGCTACAAAAATTTCTTACATTAATGAAATGGCTAATTTGTGTGAAATTGTTGGTGCCGATATTAACGATGTGGCAAAAGGTATGGGTCTAGATAATCGAATCGGCCGAAAATTTCTTCATGCCGGCCCGGGATATGGAGGCTCATGTTTTCCAAAAGACACCTCCGCTATTCACCAGTTAGCAAAATCCAAAGGTTTTGATTTGAAAATAATTGGCTCTGCTATTGAGGTGAATGTGAACCAAAGACAAAGGATGTTTGAAAAGATCAAAAAAGGAATTGGAGACTTTCAAGGTAAAACAATTGGTGTGTTAGGTTTAGCGTTTAAACCCAACACAGATGATATGCGAGACGCGCCTTCTGTAGATATCATTAAGAGGATTCAAAAAGAAGGTGGAAAAGTACGGGCATTTGATCCGGTAGCGATAGAGAATGCCAGAATAGATCTACCCGATATTGAGTATTGTGGAGAGACCTATGAGACAATTGAAGGGTGTGACGCATTGATCTTTATGACGGAATGGAATCAATTTAGAAGTTTAGATTTAGAAAAGATAAAATCGTTATTAAACAAGCCACTTGTGTTTGATTTAAGGAATATTTATGATCCGTCTAAAATGAAAAAGCTAGGCTTTGATTATTATGGGGTTGGCCGGAAAAATGCCACTGGCGGATAA